The following coding sequences are from one Onychostoma macrolepis isolate SWU-2019 chromosome 24, ASM1243209v1, whole genome shotgun sequence window:
- the LOC131533768 gene encoding C-reactive protein-like, whose protein sequence is MLPMVLFFSLCSLTPVATEVGLGGKVLLFPTKSSNSYVKLTPEKPLSLSAFTLCMRVVTDLRDARDIILFAYRTHDTDELNVWKEKDGSLSLYIQSSNNGALFRLHPVSPFRTHLCVTWNSATGLTAFWVDGRRSSLQVYKIGHRVRAGGIVLLGQDPDSYLGDFEWQQSFVGEIKDVYMWNYVLSDSQIWAVYTNQKTYIPKGNVFDWNTIRYYTHGNALVAKDNNF, encoded by the exons ATGTTAccaatggttttatttttctctctctgctctctGACACCAGTGGCTACTGAAG TGGGTCTTGGTGGTAAAGTGCTTCTGTTTCCAACCAAGTCTTCTAACAGTTATGTTAAACTCACTCCTGAAAAGCCACTGAGTCTTTCAGCATTTACACTCTGCATGCGTGTCGTGACGGACCTCCGGGACGCGAGGGACATCATTCTGTTCGCTTACCGCACACATGACACTGATGAGCTGAATGTGTGGAAAGAGAAAGATGGTAGTTTGTCCTTGTATATTCAGTCTAGCAACAATGGAGCGCTTTTCCGTCTCCATCCTGTCTCCCCCTTTCGGACCCACCTGTGCGTCACCTGGAACTCTGCGACTGGTCTTACTGCCTTCTGGGTGGATGGACGTCGCAGTTCATTACAGGTATATAAAATAGGTCATAGAGTTCGTGCAGGTGGAATTGTCCTGCTCGGCCAAGACCCTGATAGCTATCTGGGTGACTTTGAATGGCAGCAGAGCTTTGTAGGAGAAATTAAAGATGTGTACATGTGGAATTATGTTCTCTCTGACAGTCAGATTTGGGCGGTTTACACAAACCAGAAAACGTATATACCGAAGGGAAACGTGTTCGACTGGAACACCATCAGATATTATACTCATGGAAATGCGCTAGTGGCGAAAGATAATAATTTCTGA